A region of Mammaliicoccus sp. Dog046 DNA encodes the following proteins:
- a CDS encoding YitT family protein, whose amino-acid sequence MKNRLLRDMILILVGSFIFAVGVNAFIISANLGEGGVTGVSLILLYAFDISPAWSTFILNAVLITLGYKFLSKRSTIYTIIAVIAISAFLGLTDTWVVHSNEILINTIFGGFMVGLGIGLIVLSGGTTAGTTILARIAHKYLDVNTSYALLFFDLIVVMFSLTVMPLEKALLTVISLYVGTKVMDFVIEGLNPKKAVTIISQNPDQIAKMIDEQIGRGCTILNGRGYYSKKDTDVLYVVIAKTQLSRTKRMIRKFDENAFVVVHDVRDVLGNGFLVDE is encoded by the coding sequence ATGAAGAATAGATTATTAAGAGATATGATTCTAATATTAGTAGGATCTTTTATATTTGCAGTTGGCGTCAATGCCTTCATCATTTCAGCTAATTTAGGTGAAGGTGGCGTAACAGGGGTATCATTAATTCTACTGTATGCATTTGATATTTCTCCAGCATGGTCCACATTTATTTTAAATGCTGTATTAATTACACTAGGGTATAAATTCTTAAGTAAGAGAAGTACCATTTATACAATTATTGCAGTTATCGCAATTTCTGCATTTCTAGGATTAACTGACACATGGGTTGTTCATTCAAATGAAATATTGATTAATACAATATTTGGTGGCTTCATGGTTGGTTTAGGCATTGGTTTAATTGTACTATCTGGCGGAACAACGGCCGGAACAACGATACTTGCAAGAATAGCTCACAAGTATTTAGATGTTAATACATCATATGCACTTCTATTCTTCGACCTTATCGTTGTCATGTTTTCTTTAACAGTTATGCCTTTAGAAAAAGCGTTACTTACAGTGATATCATTATATGTAGGTACAAAAGTAATGGACTTCGTAATTGAAGGTCTGAATCCTAAAAAGGCTGTTACGATTATTTCACAAAACCCAGATCAAATTGCTAAAATGATCGACGAACAAATCGGTCGTGGTTGTACAATTTTAAATGGTCGAGGATATTATTCTAAAAAAGATACTGATGTTTTATATGTAGTGATTGCTAAAACGCAACTATCTAGAACCAAACGTATGATTAGAAAATTCGATGAAAATGCATTTGTCGTGGTCCATGATGTAAGAGATGTACTCGGAAATGGATTTTTAGTAGATGAATAA
- a CDS encoding iron ABC transporter permease, with protein sequence MIHPKIIKKQRITLIILVIVLIASIGFAMTTGEFNMSPIQYLKTLFGFGNTLDTMILFDFRMPRMLITILAGASLALSGAILQSITKNPLAEPGILGINAGSGFMITLFIVIGTVKAGDFVYVLPLISMLGGMLTAAVIFLFSYKKGEGINPVRMVLIGVGISTALSGLSITVMSTFDQDQMEFISKWLAGNIWGDEWPFVFACLPWLLIVMPFLFYKANVLNMLSTNEQVSVSFGIRSNKERIILVSLAVLLSSAAVSVAGGIGFVGLMGPHIARSIVGPRHQLYLPIAVLIGAIMLVLADTIGKIVLYPNGLPAGIIVAIVGAPYFLYLMQKSNHI encoded by the coding sequence ATGATACATCCAAAAATAATAAAAAAACAACGTATTACATTAATTATATTAGTTATAGTGCTCATTGCTTCCATAGGTTTTGCGATGACAACGGGTGAATTTAATATGTCACCAATACAATATCTCAAGACGTTATTTGGTTTTGGTAATACGTTAGATACAATGATACTGTTTGATTTTAGAATGCCGAGAATGTTGATTACGATATTAGCAGGCGCAAGTTTAGCGCTAAGTGGTGCCATTTTACAAAGTATTACAAAGAATCCACTTGCTGAACCAGGTATTTTAGGAATCAATGCCGGAAGCGGTTTTATGATTACATTGTTCATCGTTATAGGAACAGTAAAAGCAGGAGACTTTGTTTATGTATTGCCACTAATCAGTATGTTAGGTGGAATGCTTACTGCTGCAGTAATCTTTTTATTCAGTTATAAAAAGGGTGAAGGCATTAATCCTGTCAGAATGGTATTGATTGGTGTAGGTATATCCACAGCTTTAAGTGGATTGTCTATAACGGTTATGTCTACATTTGACCAGGATCAAATGGAGTTTATTTCAAAATGGTTAGCCGGTAATATTTGGGGAGACGAATGGCCGTTTGTCTTTGCATGTTTACCTTGGTTATTAATTGTAATGCCATTCTTATTCTATAAAGCGAATGTATTAAATATGTTAAGTACAAATGAGCAAGTATCTGTTTCATTTGGTATACGAAGCAATAAAGAACGAATCATTTTAGTGAGTCTCGCAGTGCTATTATCATCAGCTGCAGTATCTGTAGCAGGTGGAATAGGGTTTGTCGGTTTAATGGGTCCTCACATTGCCCGTAGTATTGTTGGTCCTAGACACCAATTATACTTACCTATTGCAGTATTAATCGGAGCTATCATGTTAGTACTTGCAGATACAATAGGAAAAATCGTATTATATCCAAATGGGCTACCAGCCGGTATTATTGTTGCTATTGTAGGTGCGCCATACTTCTTATACTTGATGCAAAAATCAAACCACATATAA
- a CDS encoding iron ABC transporter permease, with protein sequence MTHNKTLKERRYPIILTVTVILLVTVLILSFVFGANTTSIKTVYDAIFNYNPQLDEHNILREIRIPRELGAVIVGMALAVSGAVMQGVTRNGLADPGLLGLNSGASMMLALTLAMIPHAGYFTLMVAGFIGAAVGGTLVMVVGSSKMGGFSPMRLVLAGAAVSAMLTAVSQGIALIFKLNQTLTFWSVGGVSGTNWKQLMISTPIILVVLIVLILLSRQLTILSLGDTLSKSLGQNSTIVRYISLIATMILAGIAVSIVGQIAFVGLMIPHIARFLIGTDYKRVIPLSALLGGLALLFADMIARILGEAPIGAMISIIGVPFFLYLVRKDGKIL encoded by the coding sequence ATGACACATAATAAAACATTAAAGGAACGACGTTATCCTATTATTTTAACAGTTACAGTGATTTTACTTGTAACTGTTTTAATTCTGTCATTTGTATTTGGAGCAAATACAACGTCTATTAAGACGGTCTATGATGCCATCTTTAATTACAATCCACAACTGGATGAACATAATATATTAAGAGAAATTCGTATTCCAAGAGAATTGGGTGCAGTAATTGTAGGTATGGCTCTTGCTGTATCAGGTGCAGTTATGCAAGGTGTGACGCGAAATGGTTTGGCTGATCCTGGGTTGTTAGGATTGAATTCAGGTGCAAGTATGATGTTGGCATTAACGTTAGCAATGATTCCTCATGCAGGGTACTTTACGTTAATGGTTGCAGGATTTATTGGAGCGGCAGTTGGGGGTACACTTGTGATGGTTGTCGGTTCATCCAAAATGGGTGGATTTAGTCCAATGAGACTCGTTCTTGCAGGTGCAGCAGTTTCAGCAATGCTTACAGCTGTCAGTCAAGGCATAGCATTAATTTTTAAATTAAACCAGACTTTAACTTTTTGGAGTGTTGGTGGTGTAAGTGGTACGAATTGGAAACAATTGATGATTTCAACGCCAATCATATTGGTAGTATTAATCGTTTTAATTTTATTAAGTAGACAATTAACAATTTTAAGCTTAGGAGATACGCTTTCTAAAAGTTTAGGTCAAAATAGTACGATAGTGAGATATATAAGTTTAATAGCGACGATGATATTGGCAGGTATCGCAGTATCAATCGTTGGTCAAATCGCATTTGTTGGTTTGATGATACCGCATATAGCAAGATTTCTCATAGGAACAGATTACAAACGTGTCATTCCATTATCTGCGCTATTAGGCGGGCTTGCATTATTGTTTGCAGATATGATAGCAAGAATATTGGGAGAGGCACCAATTGGAGCAATGATTTCAATTATAGGTGTACCGTTCTTTCTTTATCTCGTTAGAAAGGATGGTAAAATCTTATGA
- the pbp4 gene encoding penicillin-binding protein PBP4 — protein MKKSLILIIALLLLSIPVTQSAYAADNPETPIQVANDDGHGLGEIYQPEGAVNYSSDTGQILYQYKIDAKWYPASMSKLMTLYLTEKAIHSGKLKKDAKVKMTNEEYRLSTLPELSNTKLYPGDVYTISELMQITVSNSSNAGAMILGRETMKAEDLASAKKLEKEDKDSKKNTASKKEKQDLDSDFVDYMNKTAKKMGMEHTQFYNSNGASNNLLLEYKAKRYQTDEDNYTTSRDFAILTQHLVKQYPDILDYTKLVAPTVHNVTYYTYNHSLEGADMSLKGTDGLKTGSSDIADYNHSLSTKRDGLRINQILFGAGDYNSVGGEMQRNMIGNSLMNKSFKEYEWKKVLSKGKQKINGKTYYVTKDLYDVVRKDQDYKVVLKDGQAHIDYDREFINDSYGPPTVKVESPSTHKFNETKEKVTSKDNRPLILTASLLLLAGVILLLTWLIKRKK, from the coding sequence ATGAAAAAAAGTCTAATACTAATTATTGCACTACTATTATTAAGCATTCCAGTCACACAAAGCGCTTACGCCGCTGATAATCCAGAAACGCCTATACAAGTTGCCAACGATGATGGTCACGGACTTGGAGAAATCTATCAGCCAGAGGGTGCAGTCAACTACAGTTCTGATACTGGCCAAATTTTGTATCAATATAAAATAGATGCAAAATGGTATCCTGCAAGTATGTCTAAATTGATGACGTTATATTTAACTGAAAAAGCCATACATAGCGGAAAACTTAAAAAAGATGCAAAAGTTAAAATGACAAATGAAGAATATCGTTTATCAACATTACCAGAACTAAGTAACACGAAATTATACCCTGGTGATGTATACACTATTTCTGAATTAATGCAGATTACAGTATCAAATTCATCTAACGCTGGAGCTATGATTTTAGGTAGAGAAACGATGAAAGCTGAAGATTTAGCATCAGCGAAGAAATTAGAAAAAGAAGACAAAGATTCTAAGAAGAATACAGCCTCTAAGAAAGAAAAACAAGATCTAGACTCTGACTTCGTAGATTATATGAATAAAACAGCGAAGAAAATGGGCATGGAACATACTCAATTCTACAATTCAAATGGTGCATCAAACAACTTGTTACTAGAATATAAAGCGAAGAGATATCAAACTGATGAAGATAACTATACAACTTCAAGAGACTTCGCAATCTTAACGCAACATTTAGTAAAACAATATCCTGATATTTTGGATTACACAAAACTCGTTGCTCCTACTGTTCATAACGTGACGTATTATACTTATAATCACTCACTTGAGGGTGCTGATATGTCCTTAAAAGGAACTGACGGATTAAAAACAGGTTCAAGTGATATCGCAGACTATAACCACAGTCTTTCAACAAAACGAGACGGATTAAGAATCAACCAAATCCTCTTTGGCGCTGGTGATTATAATAGTGTCGGCGGTGAAATGCAACGTAATATGATAGGAAATAGTTTGATGAATAAATCTTTCAAAGAATATGAATGGAAGAAAGTATTATCTAAAGGTAAACAAAAAATCAACGGCAAAACATACTATGTAACGAAAGATTTATATGATGTTGTTCGTAAAGACCAAGATTATAAAGTTGTACTTAAAGATGGACAGGCACATATTGATTATGACCGAGAATTCATTAATGATAGCTATGGCCCACCTACTGTTAAAGTAGAGTCACCTAGTACACATAAATTCAATGAAACAAAAGAAAAAGTAACAAGTAAAGACAATAGACCACTTATATTAACAGCTTCATTATTACTTTTAGCTGGTGTGATCTTATTATTAACTTGGTTAATTAAACGTAAAAAATAA
- the ascB gene encoding 6-phospho-beta-glucosidase: MTNQTFPKDFLWGGAIAANQAEGAWNIGGRGLSNIDLLPHGPMRQKIKLGQVPNPQHIDGEYYPSHSGIDFYHKYKEDIALLAELGIKIFRTSISWSRIYPNGDDQEPNQEGIDFYHDLFKECRKHGMEILVTLAHFDIPMGIVRKNGGWRNRQTIEHFTTFAETCFKSFSEDVKYWITFNEINIVLHSPFSGAGLSFSEDEDKEQILYQAAHHMLVASAKVVELGHRIAPHIQIGCMIAGGSFYPYSCNPEDVWKSMNDERKNTFFVDVQAKGKYPYYMKKFFEEKGINIDMEQDSEVLKHTVDFVAFSYYASRTSVADIETVEKNEGNVVVSAKNPYLETSQWGWTIDPLGLRITMNQIYERFEKPLFVVENGLGARDVINEDGTINDPYRIDYMQQHMKTMLDGINDGVPLIGYISWGIIDLVSASTGEMSKRYGMIYVDKDDQGKGSLKRIKKDSFYWYQNIIKGSETEI; encoded by the coding sequence ATGACAAACCAAACTTTTCCTAAAGATTTTCTTTGGGGAGGCGCAATTGCCGCAAACCAAGCTGAAGGTGCATGGAACATTGGCGGACGAGGTTTAAGTAATATAGACCTCTTGCCACATGGTCCAATGAGACAAAAAATAAAATTAGGACAAGTACCCAATCCACAACATATAGATGGTGAATATTATCCAAGTCATTCTGGCATTGATTTTTACCATAAATATAAAGAGGACATTGCTTTACTTGCTGAATTAGGTATAAAAATTTTTAGAACTTCAATTTCATGGTCACGCATTTATCCTAATGGTGACGACCAAGAACCGAATCAAGAAGGTATAGATTTTTATCATGATTTATTTAAAGAATGTAGAAAGCATGGTATGGAAATCCTCGTTACATTAGCACACTTTGATATTCCAATGGGGATTGTCCGCAAAAATGGTGGTTGGAGAAACCGCCAAACAATTGAGCATTTCACAACATTTGCCGAAACTTGCTTTAAATCATTTAGCGAAGACGTTAAATATTGGATCACATTTAACGAAATTAACATTGTGCTTCATAGCCCATTTTCTGGTGCAGGATTATCCTTCTCGGAGGATGAAGATAAAGAACAAATACTTTATCAAGCTGCACATCATATGTTAGTCGCAAGTGCAAAAGTAGTCGAATTAGGTCACCGTATCGCACCTCATATTCAAATTGGTTGTATGATTGCTGGAGGTAGTTTTTATCCATATAGTTGTAATCCTGAAGATGTATGGAAATCTATGAATGATGAACGTAAGAATACATTTTTCGTAGATGTTCAAGCAAAAGGTAAATATCCATACTATATGAAGAAATTCTTTGAAGAAAAAGGGATAAACATTGATATGGAACAAGATTCAGAAGTACTTAAACATACAGTAGATTTTGTTGCTTTTAGCTACTATGCTTCCCGTACATCAGTAGCAGACATTGAAACAGTTGAGAAGAACGAAGGTAACGTCGTTGTATCGGCGAAAAACCCTTATCTTGAAACGAGTCAATGGGGATGGACAATCGATCCTTTAGGTCTCAGAATCACTATGAATCAAATTTATGAAAGATTTGAAAAGCCATTATTCGTTGTAGAAAACGGACTTGGCGCTAGAGATGTGATCAATGAAGATGGCACAATTAATGATCCATATCGTATTGATTATATGCAACAACATATGAAGACAATGCTTGATGGTATTAACGATGGCGTTCCACTTATTGGATATATCAGTTGGGGTATCATCGATCTCGTTTCCGCTTCTACAGGCGAAATGAGCAAAAGATACGGCATGATTTATGTAGATAAAGACGACCAAGGTAAAGGAAGTCTAAAACGTATCAAAAAAGATTCGTTCTATTGGTATCAAAATATCATAAAAGGTAGCGAGACAGAAATCTAA
- a CDS encoding L-lactate dehydrogenase, translating to MNQFKGKKVVLVGNGAVGSSYAFSVINQGICDEFVIIDLDKKKAIGDVMDLNHGTVYGPSPIKVKAGEYQDCEDADLVVICAGAAQKPGETRLDLVSKNMKIFKSIVDEIMKSGFDGIFLIATNPVDVLTYATMKFSGLPKERVIGSGTILDTARFRYLLSEEFDVAPQSVHANIIGEHGDSELPVWSHANIAGKPLRQIIENDESRKHKIEEIFVQTRDAAYDIIEAKGATYYGVAMGLMRITKAILNNQDVVLTVSAYLEGEYGNEGVYIGVPALINRAGIREIIEMPLNEEEKGLFDHSVNVLKDIQAPFESEF from the coding sequence ATGAATCAATTTAAAGGTAAAAAAGTCGTATTAGTAGGTAACGGAGCAGTAGGATCAAGTTATGCATTCTCAGTGATTAACCAAGGTATTTGTGATGAATTTGTCATTATAGACTTAGATAAGAAGAAAGCAATTGGAGATGTAATGGATTTAAATCATGGTACTGTGTACGGTCCATCTCCAATTAAGGTAAAAGCTGGCGAATATCAAGATTGCGAAGATGCAGATTTAGTCGTTATTTGTGCGGGGGCTGCGCAAAAACCAGGTGAAACAAGATTAGATTTAGTATCTAAAAATATGAAAATCTTCAAATCAATTGTTGATGAAATTATGAAATCTGGATTTGATGGTATCTTCTTAATCGCAACAAACCCAGTTGACGTATTAACTTATGCAACAATGAAATTCTCAGGTTTACCAAAAGAACGTGTCATTGGATCAGGTACAATTCTTGATACAGCAAGATTTAGATATTTATTAAGTGAAGAATTTGATGTTGCACCACAAAGTGTGCACGCAAATATCATTGGTGAACACGGGGATTCAGAATTACCAGTATGGTCACATGCGAATATTGCAGGTAAACCATTAAGACAAATTATAGAAAATGATGAATCACGTAAACATAAAATTGAAGAAATCTTCGTTCAAACACGTGATGCAGCATATGACATTATAGAAGCTAAAGGTGCAACTTACTATGGTGTGGCTATGGGATTAATGCGCATTACTAAAGCGATATTAAATAACCAAGATGTTGTATTAACAGTGTCTGCATATCTTGAAGGAGAATATGGTAATGAAGGTGTTTATATCGGTGTACCAGCATTAATTAATAGAGCAGGTATAAGAGAAATTATCGAAATGCCATTAAATGAAGAAGAAAAAGGATTGTTCGATCATTCTGTAAATGTTTTAAAAGATATTCAAGCTCCTTTTGAAAGTGAATTTTAA
- a CDS encoding ABC transporter ATP-binding protein encodes MKKENPLLFLLNKVDWPKRMVFMAMFLSILGSLSGLLVPLFTGKLVDTFNAENLDLTMVWLFLGIFLANAILSGIGTYLLSKIGEKTIFSIREKLWRHLINLNMNFFDKNESGQLMSRITDDTNVINTFISEKAPSVLPSFLTMLGSIIMLFILDWQMTLITFIILPIFIGIMIPLGRRMGKISKETQTEIANFSGILGRVLTEMRLVKVTTSEEKELEKTRTTLFSIYDLGLREAKIRAIISPLSGIIMMLTVAIILGFGGIRVSSGAITAGTLVAMIFYVIQLSGPIVSFSMFLTDYKKTVGASERIYEIYHEEVEHQGDETNRPDKNNHDILFDHVSFGYEEERVIKDLSLTIRSGEVTAIVGPSGSGKSTIFSLIERLYPIQQGVILYGEQSINDISLKHWRQTIGYVMQSNAMMSGTIRDNLTYGINETVSDETLIHYTKLARCYDFIKSFPNGFDTEIGERGTKLSGGQRQRIDIARSFIKNPDILLLDEATANLDSESEFYIQQALNELMKDRTTIVIAHRLATIKKASQIIFLDNGEITGAGTHSELLQQHEKYRHFVNTQSLTE; translated from the coding sequence ATGAAAAAGGAAAATCCGTTACTATTTTTACTTAATAAGGTAGATTGGCCAAAAAGAATGGTCTTTATGGCGATGTTTTTATCTATATTAGGTAGTTTAAGTGGCTTGCTTGTACCACTGTTTACCGGGAAATTGGTGGACACATTTAATGCTGAAAACTTAGATTTAACCATGGTGTGGTTATTTTTAGGTATTTTTTTAGCAAATGCGATCTTGAGTGGGATAGGGACCTATTTGTTAAGCAAAATAGGAGAGAAAACCATCTTTTCGATTCGAGAAAAGTTATGGCGCCATTTAATTAATTTGAACATGAACTTCTTTGATAAGAATGAAAGTGGTCAATTAATGAGTCGTATTACAGATGATACAAATGTGATTAACACATTTATTTCAGAGAAAGCGCCAAGTGTTTTACCATCATTTTTAACAATGTTAGGCTCAATTATCATGTTATTCATATTAGATTGGCAGATGACATTAATTACATTTATTATTTTGCCGATTTTTATAGGTATAATGATACCGCTCGGCCGGAGAATGGGGAAAATATCAAAAGAAACCCAAACCGAAATTGCGAATTTCAGTGGGATATTAGGACGAGTGTTGACTGAAATGCGTCTTGTTAAAGTCACAACATCTGAAGAAAAAGAATTAGAAAAAACAAGAACTACATTATTTAGTATTTATGATTTAGGTCTGAGAGAAGCAAAGATAAGAGCAATCATTTCGCCACTGTCAGGAATTATTATGATGTTAACTGTAGCAATTATATTAGGTTTCGGAGGTATTAGAGTATCAAGTGGTGCGATTACTGCAGGTACATTAGTTGCGATGATATTTTATGTGATTCAACTTTCAGGACCGATAGTAAGCTTTTCAATGTTTTTAACAGATTATAAAAAGACTGTCGGTGCGAGTGAACGAATATATGAAATATATCATGAAGAAGTGGAACATCAAGGTGATGAAACAAATCGTCCTGATAAAAATAATCATGATATTCTTTTTGATCACGTTTCTTTTGGTTATGAAGAAGAACGTGTCATTAAAGATTTATCACTGACTATACGTTCAGGGGAAGTAACCGCAATTGTTGGTCCTTCTGGTTCAGGGAAAAGTACGATCTTTAGTTTAATTGAACGATTATATCCAATACAACAAGGTGTTATTTTGTATGGAGAACAATCAATCAATGACATATCTTTAAAACATTGGAGACAAACGATAGGATATGTGATGCAATCAAATGCAATGATGTCAGGAACGATTAGAGATAATCTCACATATGGTATAAATGAAACTGTAAGCGATGAAACATTAATCCATTATACTAAGTTGGCAAGATGTTATGACTTCATCAAGTCATTTCCGAATGGTTTTGATACTGAGATAGGCGAAAGAGGTACGAAGCTATCTGGAGGTCAAAGACAAAGAATAGATATTGCAAGAAGCTTTATTAAAAATCCAGACATCTTATTGTTAGATGAAGCTACCGCTAATCTTGATAGTGAAAGTGAATTTTATATACAACAAGCACTGAATGAATTGATGAAAGACAGAACGACAATAGTGATCGCCCATAGACTTGCGACAATTAAGAAAGCAAGTCAGATTATCTTCCTAGACAATGGAGAAATAACAGGTGCAGGTACACATAGCGAATTACTTCAACAACATGAAAAATATAGACATTTCGTTAATACACAAAGTTTAACTGAATAA
- a CDS encoding ABC transporter ATP-binding protein, giving the protein MNRLTGEAISIGYGEKLIVNDLNLEIPDGKVTSIIGPNGCGKSTLLKALSRILNVQTGEVILDGKNLHSTSTKEIAKKIAILPQSPDVADGLTVGELVSYGRFPHQKGFGRLSKHDKEEIEWALNVTGTHEFKYRSINDLSGGQRQRVWIAMALAQKTDIIFLDEPTTYLDISHQLEILELVQELNREQGCTIIMVLHDINQAIRFSDHLIAMKDGNIIAQGETEAVLTNDILEQVFNIDAELSTDPRTGKPMLVTYNLLCKHYTKL; this is encoded by the coding sequence ATGAATCGTTTAACGGGAGAAGCCATTTCAATTGGTTATGGCGAGAAATTGATAGTGAATGATTTGAATTTAGAAATACCTGATGGTAAAGTAACTTCAATTATCGGGCCAAATGGTTGTGGTAAGTCAACTTTACTTAAAGCGTTAAGCAGAATTTTAAATGTTCAAACAGGTGAAGTGATATTAGACGGCAAGAACCTCCATTCAACATCAACAAAAGAAATTGCTAAGAAGATTGCTATATTACCTCAATCTCCAGATGTTGCTGATGGATTAACTGTCGGTGAACTTGTTTCTTATGGAAGATTCCCACATCAAAAGGGATTCGGAAGACTTTCTAAACATGATAAAGAAGAAATAGAATGGGCTTTAAATGTTACAGGTACACATGAATTTAAATATAGATCAATTAATGATTTAAGTGGTGGTCAAAGGCAACGTGTTTGGATTGCTATGGCGTTAGCACAAAAAACAGATATTATATTTTTAGATGAACCTACGACATACTTGGATATTTCTCATCAATTAGAAATATTAGAGTTAGTTCAAGAATTAAATAGAGAACAAGGTTGTACAATTATTATGGTATTACATGATATCAACCAAGCGATTCGTTTCTCAGACCATTTAATTGCAATGAAAGATGGTAATATCATTGCGCAAGGAGAAACAGAAGCCGTATTGACAAATGATATTTTAGAGCAAGTATTTAATATAGATGCTGAACTTTCAACAGATCCACGAACTGGTAAACCAATGTTAGTGACATATAATTTACTTTGTAAACATTATACAAAGTTATAG
- a CDS encoding L-lactate permease, translating to MLLNNINPFDNVMLSAIVASIPIILFLLCLTVFKMKGIYASMTTLVVTLLIASFIFDLPGRVSVGAITEGFFQGILPIGYIIVMAVWLYKVSNGTGQFSIIQDSISGISQDHRIQLLLIGFSFNAFLEGAAGFGVPIAICSVLLIQIGFRPLQAAMLCLVANGAAGAFGAIGIPVGIVDNLALHGDVTALQVSQISTLTLPIMNFAIPFLLILILDGFKGVKEILPMILVVSTTYTSLQFLITYFQGPELADIIPPLLSMVAIAVFSKYYQPKNIYRVTDETVIQPKKHSVKTILYAWSPFYILTIFVMIWSAPFFKQLFAEGGALSSLVWNISIPGTVNEITNKLITLKIDIFSATGTAILISILITILISKHFKFSEALKLLGLTIKELWLPILTICFILAIAKVTTYGGLTGAMGQGIAKAGNVFPLLSPVLGWIGVFMTGSVVNNNTLFAPIQATVAGQIGTSAPLLVAANTAGGVAAKLISPQSIAIATAAVGEVGKESELLKMTLKYSIGFLIFICIWTFILTQLI from the coding sequence GTGTTATTAAATAATATTAACCCTTTTGACAATGTTATGTTATCTGCAATTGTTGCAAGTATACCTATTATATTATTTTTACTTTGTTTAACAGTTTTTAAAATGAAAGGTATTTATGCTTCGATGACTACGCTTGTAGTAACTTTATTGATTGCGTCATTTATTTTTGATTTGCCGGGAAGGGTTTCAGTTGGTGCAATTACAGAAGGGTTTTTCCAAGGTATATTACCTATTGGTTATATTATTGTCATGGCTGTATGGCTATATAAAGTGTCAAATGGTACTGGCCAATTCAGTATTATACAAGATAGTATTTCTGGAATCTCGCAGGATCATCGTATCCAACTTTTATTAATCGGATTTAGTTTTAATGCATTTTTAGAAGGTGCAGCTGGATTTGGTGTTCCGATTGCAATATGTAGTGTGTTACTTATTCAAATTGGTTTTAGACCATTACAAGCAGCGATGCTTTGTTTAGTCGCTAATGGTGCAGCTGGTGCGTTTGGAGCAATTGGTATACCGGTCGGCATCGTAGATAATTTAGCGCTACATGGTGATGTTACAGCATTACAAGTCTCTCAAATTTCAACATTAACTTTACCAATTATGAACTTTGCTATTCCGTTCTTATTAATTTTAATTTTAGATGGTTTTAAAGGTGTTAAAGAAATTCTACCAATGATTCTTGTTGTGAGTACAACGTATACATCTTTACAGTTCTTGATCACATATTTCCAAGGTCCAGAACTTGCTGATATTATTCCACCATTATTATCAATGGTTGCAATAGCAGTATTCTCAAAATATTATCAACCAAAAAATATATACAGAGTTACGGATGAAACGGTCATCCAACCTAAAAAACATTCCGTTAAGACGATTTTATATGCATGGAGTCCATTCTATATTTTAACAATCTTCGTCATGATTTGGAGTGCACCATTCTTCAAACAATTATTTGCTGAAGGTGGCGCGTTATCATCACTTGTTTGGAATATAAGTATACCAGGCACAGTCAATGAAATAACAAATAAATTAATTACATTGAAGATAGATATTTTCAGTGCAACAGGTACTGCAATTCTTATCTCAATTTTAATAACAATATTAATTTCTAAGCATTTTAAATTTAGTGAAGCTTTAAAATTATTAGGTTTAACAATTAAAGAATTATGGTTACCAATTTTAACTATATGTTTCATTTTAGCGATTGCTAAAGTCACAACTTATGGTGGATTAACTGGTGCTATGGGTCAAGGTATTGCTAAAGCTGGTAATGTATTTCCACTTCTATCACCTGTACTTGGTTGGATCGGTGTATTCATGACGGGATCAGTTGTTAACAACAACACATTGTTTGCACCAATACAAGCTACAGTTGCTGGCCAAATTGGAACAAGTGCACCATTGCTTGTCGCAGCAAATACAGCAGGTGGTGTCGCAGCTAAATTAATTTCACCACAATCTATCGCAATTGCAACAGCGGCAGTTGGTGAAGTTGGTAAAGAATCAGAACTACTGAAAATGACATTAAAGTATAGTATTGGATTCTTAATATTCATATGTATTTGGACATTTATTTTAACTCAATTAATTTAA